The Williamwhitmania taraxaci genome segment TGCACCTCCTACCAAGTATTTTCCAACTCTCGGGAGCAACCTAAGACCACCTCTGAGAAGAAAAAGCTGAATAAGTATAAAGCGCTGATATTTCAAACCGCAAGCACTACTCCTGAATTTGAGTTTCAGTTTATTAAGGGATTTAAGGCAGAGTAATGGCGTGATATATGGACTGCTATTTTAACTGTTGCTTGATTTTTATTCACAACTGACGTAACGTTGTTAGCGAACAAATCAGAATTTGACTTTACTCAGGGACTAGAGGCGTTTTTTCTTGTTTAGTTGATTTTGGCTCCCTGTTGTTGGGAGCCATTTCCTTAATTTTAACTGCATGAATGACTTTATTCATTTTATTAAGAAGCCAAAATATTCCGAGAGCTGCAAGAAGATTAATTGGAAAATATTTTTCCTGCTTTTATTTGTGCTTTTTCTTCTTTCATTAGCGCTGGGTCCTGTCACTAGAATTCTTATCTATGTGTGTGGATTTAATAATGCTGTACCAACATTTATTCTCCCTAAAAAAATACTGCTTATTATAGTTTTGGCACCCATTGTGGAAGAGTTATTCTTCCGGTTACTACTGATATTCAAAAAAAGAAATTTGTACATTTATTTATTGTGCTGCACTCTTCTAGGTATTTGGTATTCTATTAACGGGAGCGATACAAAACTTGTGCTTATAGTAGCCATAGCTATTGCCTGCATTATAGCAATTACTTACTATGATCAATGTAAGTTGGCTATTGTAAAACGGTATGGATTCTTTTTCTACTTCATTGCGGTGGTCTTTGGGTTAGTTCATATTTCTAATTTTGACGGTATTACTTTCCATAATTTCATTTTTACCCCATTTATTGTGCTGCCTCAATTAATGATGGGCGTGATATTTGGTTACATCCGAGTAACCTACGGAATTGCATACTCCATTCTTTTCCATGCAATGGTCAATATACCATTTGTGTTATCGCTATTGTAAGCGATGATTATCAAATATTACCTGCATTATGCCGTGGTATCAACTAGCCTTTGGATGAAACTTAGAAACTAAAGGAGGGGTAAGTATTTGCAATATACATCTTTCATTTAACCTGTCAGAACTCCTGCAACTTTGCTACTGCCTAACCGGAATAGTTGGTTAGGAGCAACTAATTTTTAACTTTGTAATACTGAAGTTTAAAAAGTTAAAACTTGCTGCGGTTTAAAATTTCCGGGCAATGCGGTTGGATAATTTTTAAGAATTAAATTCGAATCAATAATTTTATACGATAAAACTATGGATAACCAAACTGAATTAGTCGCAATTTATGTGGGTGAGCAATGGCAAGCAACCATAGTTAAAGAGTTGCTCAACGACAATGGAATCAATGCATTTATCGAAAATGAACTCATGGGGAGTATTGCACCGTGGCAAATAGCTGCTGGTGGAATGGCCTCGGTTACGGTTATGATTGCTAGCTCCGATTATGTTTTGGCCAAACCACTCGTGGATGAATTTACCAATGGCAGTAATCCACTGCCAGAGGAGGCGGACGAGGAGTAGCACCAATTGTGTTCGATATTTAGCCTTGTCTCTGATTTCTGGACCCATGCGGGTTGTGCTATTGCCTTCTCCGAAACGGAAATCGAAAGCCATGGGCTGTAATGTGTTTAAACCAATAGCATGATAGAGCGCGATTATATAATGCGGTTGATTAAGCAGCTCTTCGATGCGCTCAACCAATTGTTTTTGAATCGAAAAGAGGAACGCATCGAGGAGATTCAAATACAGCTAAACGGCTTTTATGAAAAGTATTTGGGTCGAGATAGCTCGTTCTTTTATAGCAGCAGCGTCCAGAGTATTATTGGTGCTCTTGTCGATGGGAGGGATATCCAGAAAGATGGTCTGGTAAGAGTGGAGATGTTGGCTGAGCGACTTTATCGAGAATAAGCTGAAGCTCATCGTGAACAACGCGAAGAGTAAAGTTTGCTACCGCAACCAAACCAAGTTTTTGGGGTATACCATTCAGCGGAGTGGGATACTCACCATCGCTGAAAAGAGCCACAAAAGGCTGAAAGAGAAAATCAGGGCAATCACCAAGCGCAACAGAGGGGTGAGCCTCGGACAGGTTATCGCCGAGCTGAAACCAGTATTGCGCGGGTGGTTAACCTATTTTCAGCATGCAAAATGCCGTGGACTTTTACAATCGACCGACGAATGGATACGGCGCAAGTTACGCTGTTTTAGGCTTAAGCAATGTAAAAGGGTGATAACGCTCCAGCGCTTTTTAGAAAGCATGGGGGT includes the following:
- a CDS encoding group II intron maturase-specific domain-containing protein produces the protein MNNAKSKVCYRNQTKFLGYTIQRSGILTIAEKSHKRLKEKIRAITKRNRGVSLGQVIAELKPVLRGWLTYFQHAKCRGLLQSTDEWIRRKLRCFRLKQCKRVITLQRFLESMGVKEWQSWILALSGKGHWRKAKCPQANQAMSILWFEEQGLYNLVLKYERLTN
- a CDS encoding DUF6483 family protein, whose product is MIERDYIMRLIKQLFDALNQLFLNRKEERIEEIQIQLNGFYEKYLGRDSSFFYSSSVQSIIGALVDGRDIQKDGLVRVEMLAERLYRE
- a CDS encoding putative signal transducing protein, which produces MDNQTELVAIYVGEQWQATIVKELLNDNGINAFIENELMGSIAPWQIAAGGMASVTVMIASSDYVLAKPLVDEFTNGSNPLPEEADEE
- a CDS encoding CPBP family glutamic-type intramembrane protease; translation: MNDFIHFIKKPKYSESCKKINWKIFFLLLFVLFLLSLALGPVTRILIYVCGFNNAVPTFILPKKILLIIVLAPIVEELFFRLLLIFKKRNLYIYLLCCTLLGIWYSINGSDTKLVLIVAIAIACIIAITYYDQCKLAIVKRYGFFFYFIAVVFGLVHISNFDGITFHNFIFTPFIVLPQLMMGVIFGYIRVTYGIAYSILFHAMVNIPFVLSLL